Part of the Devosia sp. SL43 genome, AGTCGCCAGCAGCGACTGATGCGCATCGCGCATCGTCGTATCGGTAAACAGCACGCGGGACTGCTTCTTCATCCACTTTGCCAGCCCTGCCGGGCCGTCACGATCCAGGATCTGCCGGCTGCCCTCGACGACGCTAAGCGCCGGGAATTCCGGCAGCACCGGCGCCGCGGCTTCGGCCGGCGGACGGGGCCGGTCACGGACCTCAGGATGGCCGTTCACCGTCACGTCGGCGATGTAGCTCAGCAGCTTGGTCGCGCGATCCTTGCGCGGCTTGAAGTTGAACAGCTCCGGCGTCGTATCGATGAAGCGCGTCGTGTAGCGGTTCTCGACGAAGTCCGGATGGGTGATGATGTTTTCGAGGAAGGCCAGGTTGGTCTGCACGCCGCGGATGCGGAACTCTCGCAGGGCGCGATGCATGCGGGCGATGGCCTCTTCAGCCGAGGGCGCCCAGCAGGTGACCTTTTCCAGCAGCGGATCGTAGAAGCGGGTGATGACCGCGCCGGCATAGGCCGTGCCGCCATCGAGGCGCACGCCGAAGCCAGTGGCGCCACGATAGGCGGTAATGCGGCCATAGTCGGGGATGAAGTTCTGCTCGGGGTCTTCGGTGGTCACACGGCACTGGATGGCATTGCCGTTGAGGTGGATATCCTCCTGCAAAGGCACACCCGATTCCGGGGTACCGATGACAGCGCCGTCGAGCAGGTGGATCTGCGCCTTGACGATGTCGATGCCGGTCACTTCCTCGGTGACGGTATGCTCCACCTGGATGCGCGGGTTAACTTCGATGAAGTAGAACTTGTCGGTATCGGCATCCATCAGGAATTCGACCGTGCCGGCACCGCGATAGCTGGCAGCATTGCCGAGGCGCACCGCCGCGTCGGTCAGCTCCTTGCGCGTTTCGGTGCTTAGGTATGGCGCCGGCGCCCGCTCCACCACCTTCTGGTTGCGCCGCTGCACCGAGCAGTCGCGCTCGAACAGATGCACCAGATTGCCGTGATCGTCGCCGATCAGCTGCACTTCGACGTGGCGGGCGCGCTCGACCAGCTTCTCGAGATACATCTCGTCCTTGCCGAACGCAGCCTTGGCCTCGCGCTTGCCTTCACTGACTTCGCTCAGCAGCGAGCTTTCATCCATGATGCGGCGCATGCCGCGACCACCGCCGCCCCAGCTCGCCTTGAGCATCAGCGGGTAGCCGATTTCGGCGGCGAGCTTCTTGATCTGCTCGGGGTCATCAGGCAGCGCCTCGGTGGCCGGGACCACCGGCACATTGGACGCGATCGCCATATTACGCGCCGCAACCTTGTTGCCGAGGTCGCGCATAGTCTGGGCGCGCGGGCCGATGAAGATAATGCCGGCATCCTCGCAGGCATCGACGAACTCCGGCGATTCCGACAGCAGGCCATAGCCGGGATGGATCGCATCGGCCCCCGAAATGCGGGCGATGCGGATATATTCGTCGATCTGGAGGTAAGCCTCGACTGGGCCCTTGCCCTTGCCGATCAGATAGGCCTCGTCGGCCTTGAACCGGTGCAGCGCCAGCTTGTCCTCTTCGGCATAGGCGGCCACCGTCTTGAGCCCAAGCTCATTGGCGGCGCGGAACACGCGGATGGCGATTTCGCTGCGGTTGGCGACGAGGATTTTCTTGATGGGCATATATATACCGTTCCGAGCAGGAGGGGTTGAGGACCATGAAGGTCGGCTCAGGTAACTACGGACGGTCAGGACGGTTGCCCGTCACAACCGTCGAATTCAAATCTAGCGGCTGAGATGCCCGGCGAGATGGCTCATGTCGTAGCCGGCCTCGGCCGCCTGCGAAATGATCTCGCTTGCATCCGCCTCACCGGCCTGGCTCAGCGCCCACAACGTGGTCGAGCGCGTCCCCGAACGGCAGAAGCAGAAGACCGGACCGGCGCTCCCCTCGAGCACCGATTTGGTCTTTTCGACCATGTCGGGGGAAACCCCTTCACGGCCCAGCGGGATGGCATAATAGTCGAGCCCGGCGGCCTTGGCGGCCGCTTCGATATCGGCGCCCGGCGGCTGGTCGGGTGATTCCCCGTCCGGACGATTGTTGACGATGGCGACGAAACCGGCGGCTTTGAGCGCTGCGACGTCCTGGGGCTGGATCTGCCCTGAAACGCTGACGTGATCGTTGATCCGCTTCAAATCCAAGTCACTACTCCCGCTGCCACGTAAGGCTTCCCCACGCCCCTTATATCCGTCGCCTTGCACAGGACGCAACTGCGACGAAGGTCCGCCTGTCGCGAAGCTGTCATGCGGCGGTCTATGGCGCCCCCGCCCCGACCCAGGCACGCCAGATATCCTCGCGTTCGGCGACGAACTTGTCGGCTATGCCCTCGACCGTCGCGCCGGGCTCGTTGAGCTGGGCCAGCAGCACATCCATTTCGCGCAGGGGCAGGCTGGTGCGCTGGAAATAGGCGGCGATAGTGGGGATGTCGGTGAACACCCATTCGCTGAGTGCCACCACCACGCTTTCGGCTGGAAAGGCACTGGGCACCGGTGTCGGGCAGGCAAGGCGCGCCAGGCACTTGGCGGCTTCTTCCTCATAGGCGCCCATATCGAGCGCCAGGAAGCTGAACTGCGCCAACACGGCATTGGGCTGCCAGTAATAGAACAGCACCGGCTCGCTTTTGCCCACCGCTTCGGCGATCAGCGTATCCATCTCGAACCGGTTGGCCGGCTCGACGATATCAACAAGACCCGACAGGCCATAGGCCGCGATCAGGTTGCGGTTGATTAGCGAACAGCCCCAGTCGATCGGACAGGAGATGAAACGCACCTTGGCGCCGGCATTGAGCGTCGGCAGCGCTGCGGCCAGCCCGGCGGCTGTGGTCAGCTCTGTATGCGCGGCTGCAACATAGTCCGGAATGTACCAGCCTTCGAACTGACTCTCGACATAGGTCGGCGTGGCCGGACGCAGCATCTGCGCCTCAACCCCGGCATTCCACACTTCGGCGACGCGGGTCGTCCACATTTCGGGCGCCACCGCCGGCTGGCCGGTCGAGCCCATGGACGAGCCGGTGGCCGCCAGATCGCCCGGGGTTACCCGCACCTCGCAGCCGAACTCGCGCGCCAGCAGACGCGCATGGATTTCCGCCAGCAGCTCGGCCGATGGCCAGCTCATGCGGGCGATGTTGAAGGGCTGGATGCCGCATGGCGGCGGCGGCGCGTCCGGATCGACCGGCGCCGCCCCGGCTTCAGTTTCGGCGGGCACCGGCTGACCGGCCGCGTCCTGCGCCTGATCGAGAACCGTGATCTGCGCCTGGGCCGGCCCTGCTGCCAGCGCCGCCAAGACCAGCATCGCGCCGCCCCATCGCCATGCCGTCATGTTATCACCACTCCCGCCCAAGCCCTTCACTCTATGCAAAAACCTGCCCCGTTAAGCAACAGTCGCGGCGGCTTGATTTGCCAATCAAAACCCGGTGACTCCGGCTTAACAAATGTGCAACAGTCGCCGCCAGCGGGGCGCGGGTTGCGCCCCCTTTATCGCGTTGTTCCGTATGGAAGACTGGCTCATGCAAGAGCCGCCCCACGGAATGACCCAGCAGAGGGACGTAAATGCTCAATCTCAAGAAAACCCTGACCCTGGCCGTTGCCGCCTCGACACTCGTTGTCGCCGCGCCCGCCATCGCTCAGGACACCGGCGCGACCATCGGTTTCATCGGCGGCTTCACCGGCCCGATCGAATCCCTGACCCCGCCGATCTTTGCCGGCGCCGAACTGGTCGTGAAGCAGATCAACGAACAGGGCGGTATCCTGGGCGGCGAACTGAGCCTGATCTCGGCTGACGGTGCCTGCGACGCGACCGCCGCTGCCGCTGCTGCCGACAAGCTGATCAACACCGACAACGTCACCGGCATCGTCGGCGCACTCTGCACCGGCGAAACCATCGGCGCCTTCAACGGCTCGGGTCTGTCGGGCAATGTCGTGTTCATCTCGCCGGCCTCTTCGGCTCCGGCCCTGACCACGCTGGAAGACAACGACCTCGTCTACCGCACCACCCCGTCGGACGCGCTCCAGGGCGTGAAGCTGGCTGAGCTGCTGATCGCCAAGGGCGTGATGGACATCGCCATCACCTACGTCAACAACGACTACGGCAAAGGCTTCGCCGATGCCCTGAGCGCTGCCTATACCGCAGCCGGCGGCACCGTTGCTGCCAACGTCGCGCATGAAGAAGGCAAGGCCGACTACCGCGCCGAGCTGGGCAACCTGACCGCTTCGCAGAACCTGGTCATCCTGGCCTATGCCAACGCTTCGGGTAACACCGTGCTGCGCCAGGCCGTCGAATCCGGCAACTTCACCACCTACGTCGGCGGTGACGGCATGGTCGGCGACGACCTGCTTTCCGGTATCGACGCTGCTGCCGTCGAAGGCCTGATCGCCACCCGCGCCGGTGCCCCCTCGGGCGCTTCTGTCGACATCTACAACGCCTTCACCAGCGACGGCTTCGTGGCCAACGCCACCTACGCTCCGCAGGCCTATGACGCCGCGTTCCTGCTGGCCCTGGCCATCGCCAAGAACGGCTCGGCTGACCGTGAAGGCCTGGCTGCTGCCCTGCGCGAGGTCGCCTCGGCACCCGGCGAGAAGATCCTGCCCGGCGAATGGTCCAAGGCTGCCGAGCTGATCGCAGCCGGCACCGACATCGACTATGAAGGTGCCGGTGGCGCCCTCGATTTCGACGCAGCCGGCGACGTTGACGGCATCATCGTCGAACTCGCGGTCGAAGGCGGCGCCTTCGTCGAGAAGGGCCAGATCCAGTAGTCTGGATTTCGCCTGAATGATTTGAGGCCCGGGAGCGATCCCGGGCCTTTTTGTTTGGAGATGTCGATGCCTGATCGGGATACCCTGAAATTCTACGCCGACAATGCCGCGACCTATGTGCA contains:
- a CDS encoding TIGR01244 family sulfur transferase, producing the protein MDLKRINDHVSVSGQIQPQDVAALKAAGFVAIVNNRPDGESPDQPPGADIEAAAKAAGLDYYAIPLGREGVSPDMVEKTKSVLEGSAGPVFCFCRSGTRSTTLWALSQAGEADASEIISQAAEAGYDMSHLAGHLSR
- a CDS encoding glycine betaine ABC transporter substrate-binding protein, which codes for MTAWRWGGAMLVLAALAAGPAQAQITVLDQAQDAAGQPVPAETEAGAAPVDPDAPPPPCGIQPFNIARMSWPSAELLAEIHARLLAREFGCEVRVTPGDLAATGSSMGSTGQPAVAPEMWTTRVAEVWNAGVEAQMLRPATPTYVESQFEGWYIPDYVAAAHTELTTAAGLAAALPTLNAGAKVRFISCPIDWGCSLINRNLIAAYGLSGLVDIVEPANRFEMDTLIAEAVGKSEPVLFYYWQPNAVLAQFSFLALDMGAYEEEAAKCLARLACPTPVPSAFPAESVVVALSEWVFTDIPTIAAYFQRTSLPLREMDVLLAQLNEPGATVEGIADKFVAEREDIWRAWVGAGAP
- a CDS encoding ABC transporter substrate-binding protein: MLNLKKTLTLAVAASTLVVAAPAIAQDTGATIGFIGGFTGPIESLTPPIFAGAELVVKQINEQGGILGGELSLISADGACDATAAAAAADKLINTDNVTGIVGALCTGETIGAFNGSGLSGNVVFISPASSAPALTTLEDNDLVYRTTPSDALQGVKLAELLIAKGVMDIAITYVNNDYGKGFADALSAAYTAAGGTVAANVAHEEGKADYRAELGNLTASQNLVILAYANASGNTVLRQAVESGNFTTYVGGDGMVGDDLLSGIDAAAVEGLIATRAGAPSGASVDIYNAFTSDGFVANATYAPQAYDAAFLLALAIAKNGSADREGLAAALREVASAPGEKILPGEWSKAAELIAAGTDIDYEGAGGALDFDAAGDVDGIIVELAVEGGAFVEKGQIQ